In the genome of Paenibacillus sp. GP183, the window TATATCTGCTCCAAATAATTTTGTTGCTTCATCCCACGCCAAATTAATCATTAATCTATTTGAAGCAAAAGAATAATAAGAAGACATGTATAATGCAATAGCATTTATAAAATCCTGCTGATCAAGGTGACAAAGGGTCCCATACGTATAACCCTTAGCCGAAAATCCGTTCTTACCATCATAAAAAAGCTCGACATTATAAACATTATGCGGTTCGCTTCCTTCGACTACTCTTCTGTTCCCCTGTGACGCGATATATACATGAACAGAGTCTATTACATCTTGTTCATCCAATATTATCTTCATTGATTAATAACTTCTCCTTCTTGTAAATAAACTTACGACTAAAACAATAAGCCAAATGACAATTAATAGGACAACGATATCCATAATAATCGTTAGAAGTGAAAACGGCTGGTGAACATAGCCACCACCTGCCATCGGATAATATCCGCCCCATGGATGGATCATAGAACCGAGCATGGTTCCCGCGGCAAATGCCCCCACAACTGGCCAGAAATGGCTTGTACGGTATCCATTTGGAGGAGCATTGTAATACGTGCTTCCTCCAAAATACGCGCGTCCATTATTTGGATTTACTCTGCTCCCATCAGCTACATTTGTAGGTCTTTGATAGCCGCTATTATATGTTGTACCGCTTTTAGTGCTGCCAGTACTTGAACTGTTGGGTACGTTAGACTTATTTGATGCTCCACCACTAAAGCCGTTTGAGCCAGTGCTAGGTGATGTTACTTTTCCACTGGATCCGCCCGAGAAACCACCAGAAGACGTAGATCCTGAATTATTTTGGGCAGGAGGAGCGTTGTGAAAAGTTGAATCTCTTGTAGAAAAAGAACCTGAACGCGAAGAGGTACTTGGCGCGCTTCCCTTTGCATAAGAGATTGCAGAAATTGTGAAGGACGAATTTGCAATAAGCATAAAAATTATAATACTTGCTAACAATTTTTTACACATACCGATTTCCTCCCTCTATATTTTTATGCTATCTATTTTGAATTCCTTTAAATGTCTGGCAGTTATCTCTTAAAGTATAATACGATGCTATCCCTTCAAAGTTCCATAAAGAATTGTAAAGAACCTTTAAACAAACTAACTAACATAAAGAAGGAGCTCGGAATT includes:
- a CDS encoding DUF2653 family protein, with amino-acid sequence MKIILDEQDVIDSVHVYIASQGNRRVVEGSEPHNVYNVELFYDGKNGFSAKGYTYGTLCHLDQQDFINAIALYMSSYYSFASNRLMINLAWDEATKLFGADIIVER